The Bemisia tabaci chromosome 8, PGI_BMITA_v3 genome has a segment encoding these proteins:
- the LOC109034951 gene encoding uncharacterized protein isoform X1, with protein MLAAVLIRFEQHSEGILGCQQIGKINIYLLPDTPPEMSAVADDNAEKKSEQWTENNLGNGSLMITFKTEKESEDEADDEDAYEEEPLDPTDYLETNHTTEESSKNDQEYLPYDDSALEVKIKEEPLEYPESVLPDIPTGEEVTQTKIKEEPDSDVECNGEFISCDATESEQNYELPPIIPDSIIHRCDNCRSEFDSEQDLETHLQECSKEVAMKNAIKARLKLKLGLNVAAPLGLLHLMPEKEVEEEKNPAVHGNCKPLPGKKYGCNLCGATFMNRSNVRVHKVLKHSSDRKFECNICNAKFKIKFILQKHINTKHSEIRNFCCTQCEAKFKTKHELISHTRFKHTDERNWECRICGSKFKTKAHLQAHESNRHTKVRNFKCDMCSATFKSKAALNRHLKYNSSKLHSNVTVFECTLCNMRFKAELPMKLHMAMSHSTEQEQESS; from the exons ATGTTGGCAGCGGTACTGATAAGATTTGAACAGCACAGTGAAGGAATCCTCGGATGCCAGCAAATTGGGAAAATAAAT ATATACCTTCTTCCTGATACTCCACCCGAGATGAGTGCAGTCGCTGATGATAACGCAGAGAAGAAATCCGAGCAATGGACAGAAAATAACTTGGGCAATGGCAGCCTCATGATCACATTTAAGACAGAAAAGGAATCTGAAGATGAAGCTGATGATGAGGATGCTTACGAAGAAGAACCATTGGACCCAACTGATTATTTGGAAACCAATCACACCACTGAGGAATCCAGCAAGAATGATCAAGAATATCTTCCATACGATGACTCCGCACTGGAGGTGAAAATAAAGGAAGAGCCACTTGAATATCCCGAGTCTGTTTTGCCCGATATTCCTACCGGAGAGGAAGTAACCCAAACTAAAATCAAAGAGGAGCCCGACTCAGATGTTGAATGCAACGGAGAGTTCATATCGTGCGATGCAACAGAAAGTGAACAGAATTACGAGCTACCACCCATTATTCCAGATTCCATTATCCACAGATGCGACAATTGTCGAAGCGAGTTTGACTCGGAACAAGACTTAGAAACACACCTCCAGGAATGCTCCAAAGAGGTAGCCATGAAAAACGCTATCAAAGCCCGGCTGAAACTGAAACTAGGACTGAATGTTGCCGCCCCGTTGGGGCTCTTACATTTGATGCCGGAGAAAGAAGTCGAGGAAGAGAAAAATCCTGCCGTCCATGGAAACTGCAAACCGCTGCCCGGGAAGAAGTATGGCTGTAATCTATGCGGAGCGACATTCATGAACCGTTCTAACGTCCGCGTTCACAAGGTGTTGAAACATTCCAGCGATCGCAAGTTCGAGTGCAATATCTGCAACGCTAAATTCAAAATCAAGTTCATCCTTCAAAAACACATCAACACGAAACATTCCGAGATTAGGAACTTCTGCTGCACCCAGTGTGAGGCCAAGTTCAAGACGAAACACGAGCTGATCAGTCATACCAGGTTCAAACACACCGACGAAAGGAACTGGGAGTGTAGGATCTGCGGGTCCAAGTTTAAAACAAAGGCACACCTGCAGGCTCACGAAAGCAATAGGCATACTAAAGTCCGCAATTTCAAATGTGATATGTGCTCTGCGACTTTCAAATCGAAAGCTGCTCTCAACAGGCACTTGAAATACAACTCGAGTAAGCTGCATTCCAATGTTACGGTGTTTGAATGTACTTTGTGTAACATGCGATTCAAGGCAGAGCTCCCGATGAAACTGCACATGGCAATGAGCCATTCGACAGAGCAAGAACAGGAGTCatcctga
- the LOC109034951 gene encoding uncharacterized protein isoform X2, whose protein sequence is MSAVADDNAEKKSEQWTENNLGNGSLMITFKTEKESEDEADDEDAYEEEPLDPTDYLETNHTTEESSKNDQEYLPYDDSALEVKIKEEPLEYPESVLPDIPTGEEVTQTKIKEEPDSDVECNGEFISCDATESEQNYELPPIIPDSIIHRCDNCRSEFDSEQDLETHLQECSKEVAMKNAIKARLKLKLGLNVAAPLGLLHLMPEKEVEEEKNPAVHGNCKPLPGKKYGCNLCGATFMNRSNVRVHKVLKHSSDRKFECNICNAKFKIKFILQKHINTKHSEIRNFCCTQCEAKFKTKHELISHTRFKHTDERNWECRICGSKFKTKAHLQAHESNRHTKVRNFKCDMCSATFKSKAALNRHLKYNSSKLHSNVTVFECTLCNMRFKAELPMKLHMAMSHSTEQEQESS, encoded by the coding sequence ATGAGTGCAGTCGCTGATGATAACGCAGAGAAGAAATCCGAGCAATGGACAGAAAATAACTTGGGCAATGGCAGCCTCATGATCACATTTAAGACAGAAAAGGAATCTGAAGATGAAGCTGATGATGAGGATGCTTACGAAGAAGAACCATTGGACCCAACTGATTATTTGGAAACCAATCACACCACTGAGGAATCCAGCAAGAATGATCAAGAATATCTTCCATACGATGACTCCGCACTGGAGGTGAAAATAAAGGAAGAGCCACTTGAATATCCCGAGTCTGTTTTGCCCGATATTCCTACCGGAGAGGAAGTAACCCAAACTAAAATCAAAGAGGAGCCCGACTCAGATGTTGAATGCAACGGAGAGTTCATATCGTGCGATGCAACAGAAAGTGAACAGAATTACGAGCTACCACCCATTATTCCAGATTCCATTATCCACAGATGCGACAATTGTCGAAGCGAGTTTGACTCGGAACAAGACTTAGAAACACACCTCCAGGAATGCTCCAAAGAGGTAGCCATGAAAAACGCTATCAAAGCCCGGCTGAAACTGAAACTAGGACTGAATGTTGCCGCCCCGTTGGGGCTCTTACATTTGATGCCGGAGAAAGAAGTCGAGGAAGAGAAAAATCCTGCCGTCCATGGAAACTGCAAACCGCTGCCCGGGAAGAAGTATGGCTGTAATCTATGCGGAGCGACATTCATGAACCGTTCTAACGTCCGCGTTCACAAGGTGTTGAAACATTCCAGCGATCGCAAGTTCGAGTGCAATATCTGCAACGCTAAATTCAAAATCAAGTTCATCCTTCAAAAACACATCAACACGAAACATTCCGAGATTAGGAACTTCTGCTGCACCCAGTGTGAGGCCAAGTTCAAGACGAAACACGAGCTGATCAGTCATACCAGGTTCAAACACACCGACGAAAGGAACTGGGAGTGTAGGATCTGCGGGTCCAAGTTTAAAACAAAGGCACACCTGCAGGCTCACGAAAGCAATAGGCATACTAAAGTCCGCAATTTCAAATGTGATATGTGCTCTGCGACTTTCAAATCGAAAGCTGCTCTCAACAGGCACTTGAAATACAACTCGAGTAAGCTGCATTCCAATGTTACGGTGTTTGAATGTACTTTGTGTAACATGCGATTCAAGGCAGAGCTCCCGATGAAACTGCACATGGCAATGAGCCATTCGACAGAGCAAGAACAGGAGTCatcctga
- the LOC109034964 gene encoding peptidyl-prolyl cis-trans isomerase 5, which produces MKNPKVQVGLLFSLITLCVLFVISNAAEDPKKSGPKVTDKVWFKVKMGGEELPELIWIGLFGGTVPKTVENFKQLATKPKGEGYKGSKFHRVIKDFMIQGGDFTRGDGTGGRSIYGDKFEDENFKLEHYGAGWLSMANAGKDTNGSQFFITTKQTPWLNKRHVVFGKILKGMNSVRKIEQTKTDRQDRPVEDVIIVDCGHEKVDQPFSVAKADATE; this is translated from the exons ATGAAGAACCCGAAAGTTCAGGTCGGATTGCTGTTCTCTCTCATCACTTTGTGCGTCTTGTTCGTCATCTCCAACGCCGCCGAAGATCCGAAGAAATCAGGACCTAAAGTTACCGATAAG GTTTGGTTCAAAGTCAAGATGGGGGGGGAAGAACTCCCAGAACTAATCTGGATCGGATTATTCGGTGGAACCGTCCCGAAGACTGTCGAGAATTTCAAGCAGCTCGCTACGAAACCAAAAGGCGAGGGCTACAAGGGAAGCAAATTCCACAGGGTGATTAAGGACTTCATGATCCAGGGTGGCGACTTCACCAGAGGAGATGGAACTGGTG gTCGCAGTATCTATGGTGACAAGTTCGAagatgaaaacttcaaattggAACACTATGGTGCAGGATGGTTATCTATGGCCAATGCTGGAAAAGATACCAATGGATCTCAGTTTTTCATTACCACAAAACAGACCCCCTGGCTCAACAAACGCCATGTTGTTTTCGGAAAGATTTTGAAAGGAATG AATTCAGTCCGGAAAATAGAACAAACAAAGACTGATAGACAAGACCGGCCTGTCGAAGATGTTATCATTGTTGACTGTGGTCATGAGAAAGTTGATCAACCCTTCTCAGTAGCTAAAGCTGATGCCACCGAATAA
- the sip1 gene encoding LOW QUALITY PROTEIN: septin-interacting protein 1 (The sequence of the model RefSeq protein was modified relative to this genomic sequence to represent the inferred CDS: deleted 2 bases in 1 codon), whose amino-acid sequence MSDNEVESFEVTDYDLDNEFNINRPRGRISKNQRIYGIWADDEDGSDDGEPMVGFKGTGRQPKNYTAPVSFIAGGVQQAGKDKAIKAESSSKSSSSRDSPKRGDSSSEEESPAFSTSKLIDAETAGLRKKRAPTNPTLMNQGIGNWEKHNKGIGGKLMLQMGFQPGKGLGKNLQGIQAPIEAQLRKGRGAIGAYGPEKAAKIAELKTDKSKKGKDGEVEERVSQWRKEGEEGKKVRYVYKSVDEVLEQSKQPGKPKREFNELSKVKVIDMTGPEQRILSGYHAISGVQRPTDQWEIRKDKQFVNFSVPELQHNLNLLVDMCEQSIIENDKKMRYSEDRIVTIEQEVTKLDKKLVQQESSIESLSKILKTIETFVEAAEKKALTVDQAVASLKQLQESNMSDYQMYEVATLTTTILLPVIKENLKTWEPLEDPEEPLELFKKWRSLVETDKTHYLSAAATQDPFAVLLWESWMPSVRTAIASWNCRNPNPMVEFLEVWVPILPQWILDNILQQTILPKLQLEVENWNPLTDTIPIHVWIHPWIIFLEKHLSTTVFPIIRHKLSVALVNWHPSDTSARLMLEPWSKAFSKGEMDAFLVNNIVPKLNVALQEFIINPHQQHLDNWNWVMDWNKLIPAPIIATILDKCFFPKWLQVLTLWLNMNPDYDQVSRWYSGWKNLVPETLMNEPVVKEHFRSALEMMSRSVGDGTPSPPPPPSQNTATFNRHQNMAESVRTTSQVPQGFRELVQKRCEEKGILFMPLPNRFKDGKQIYRVGNVMVYIEKNVLFACNNNNFWVPTSLNSLLDQAG is encoded by the exons ATGTCAGACAACGAAGTGGAAAGTTTTGAAGTTACCGATTATGATCTGGATAATGAATTTAACATCAATCGACCCCGTGGAAGGATAagtaaaaatcaaagaatttatG GGATTTGGGCTGATGATGAAGATGGCAGCGATGATGGTGAGCCAATGGTTGGTTTCAAAGGAACTGGCAGGCAGCCCAAAAATTATACAGCTCCTGTTAGTTTTATCGCTGGTGGTGTTCAGCAGGCTGGAAAGGATAAAGCTATCAAAGCAGAAAGTTCAAGCAAGAGTAGCAGCTCTCGCGATTCGCCCAAAAGAGGAGATTCCTCCAG TGAAGAAGAGTCACCAGCATTCAGCACATCAAAATTAATTGATGCAGAAACGGCAGGCCTACGGAAGAAACGGGCTCCTACAAATCCTACACTTATGAATCAAGGTATTGGCAATTGGGAGAAACATAACAAAGGAATCGGAGGCAAACTCATGCTACAG ATGGGTTTCCAACCCGGCAAAGGTCTTGGTAAAAATCTACAAGGTATCCAAGCTCCCATCGAAGCTCAGCTAAGGAAAGGCAGAGGGGCAATTG GTGCATATGGACCAGAGAAAGCAGCCAAGATAGCTGAATTGAAGACTGATAAAAGCAAGAAAGGTAAAGATGGAGAAGTGGAAGAAAGAGTGTCTCAGTGGCggaaggaaggagaggaaggcaAGAAAGTCCGTTACGTTTACAAAAGTGTGGATGAAGTCTTGGAGCAAAGTAAACAGCCTGGAAAACCAAAACGAGAATTTAA TGAATTAAGTAAAGTAAAAGTTATTGATATGACAGGACCCGAGCAAAGGATTCTATCTGGTTATCATGCTATTTCAGGAGTTCAACGACCAACAGATCAGTGGGAAATACGGAAAGACAAGCAATTCGTCAATTTTTCTGTGCCGGAGCTCCAGCATAATCTCAACCTGCTTGTAGACATGTGTGAAcag AGTATCatcgaaaatgacaaaaaaatgaggtATTCTGAAGATAGGATCGTAACAATTGAGCAAGAGGTCACTAAGTTGGATAAAAAGCTTGTGCAACAAGAATCCAGTATAGAGTCATTATCCAAAATTCTGAAGACTATCGAAACTTTTGTCGAAGCAGCAGAAAAGAAAGCCTTGACTGTGGATCAAGCTGTAGCATCACTGAAGCAGCTACAG GAAAGCAATATGTCTGATTATCAAATGTATGAAGTAGCAACGTTGACGACGACAATTCTCTTACCAGTaatcaaagaaaacttaaaaaccTGGGAGCCACTAGAAGATCCCGAAGAACCTTTAGAATTGTTCAAGAAATGGAGAAGTTTAGTGGAAACGGATAAAACGCACTATTTGTCAGCGGCAGCCACTCAAGATCCGTTTGCTGTTTTATTATGGGAGTCATGGATGCCGTCTGTTAGGACTGCTATTGC CTCTTGGAACTGTCGAAACCCCAATCCAATGGTTGAATTTCTAGAAGTTTGGGTACCGATTTTACCACAATGGATCCTGGATAACATTCTCCAGCAGACAATCCTGCCAAAGCTGCAACTAGAAGTTGAAAACTGGAATCCCCTTACGGATACCATCCCGATTCATGTGTGGATACACCCATGGATCATATTCCTGGAAAAACATTTGTCCACCACGGTATTCCCGATCATTCGGCATAAATTGAGTGTTGCCCTGGTCAATTGGCATCCGTCGGACACTTCTGCGAGACTCATGTTAGAACCGTGGTCTAAAGCTTTCTCCAAGGGAGAAATGGACGCTTTCCTAGTCAATAACATTGTTCCTAAGTTGAACGTAGCCCTCCAAGAATTCATTATCAATCCTCATCAACAGCATTTAG ATAATTGGAATTGGGTCATGGATTGGAATAAATTGATACCTGCACCTATCATCGCAACAATACTTGATAAGTGCTTCTTCCCAAAGTGGCTTCAAGTACTGACGCTTTGGCTAAACATGAATCCAGACTACGACCAGGTCTCACGCTGGTACTCTGGGTGGAAAAACTTAGTGCCTGAAACCTTAATGAATGAACCAGTTGTTAAAG aacattttaGGTCAGCTCTAGAAATGATGAGTAGATCCGTAGGTGAC GGGACCCCTTCACCACCACCGCCACCTTCTCAGAACACCGCAACTTTCAATCGACATCAG aatatggCCGAGTCAGTACGAACAACATCGCAAGTTCCTCAAGGCTTCAGAGAGTTGGTTCAAAAACGTTGCGAAGAAAAAGGAATCCTATTCATGCCGTTACCAAACAGGTTCAAGGACGGGAAACAAATTTATCGTGTTGGAAATGTCATGGTATACATCGAAAAGAACGTTCTGTTCGCTTGtaacaataataatttttggGTTCCAACATCTTTGAACTCGTTGCTTGATCAGGCAGGTTGA